Proteins encoded within one genomic window of Neorhizobium galegae bv. orientalis str. HAMBI 540:
- a CDS encoding ABC transporter permease, with protein MIAELFYRRQALVLGTLSMIGIVVFWQIAVDTGFINPFFISTPSQVAVEFMAQFEDGSVATNVAATLYCFVWSLGLAAVVGIVLGMLAGWFADVESALEPFIWFKYSAPTVAFYPLFVAWLGYGRPTIIAIAFLFALTPIYANTLSGIKNTDRDLARAARSFGARPLDIFLRVALPGSVPVMMAGLRLGVGRALTGVVVAELFGANAGLGYAITYYGQLMQTTKMMVSIVIVVVLGVLLTQILSFLETRTDSWRVDSNR; from the coding sequence ATGATCGCCGAACTTTTCTATCGCCGCCAGGCGCTGGTGCTCGGCACGCTGTCGATGATCGGCATCGTGGTTTTCTGGCAGATCGCCGTCGACACCGGTTTCATCAATCCGTTCTTCATCTCGACCCCGAGCCAGGTCGCCGTGGAATTCATGGCTCAGTTCGAAGATGGTTCGGTCGCCACCAATGTGGCGGCGACGCTTTATTGCTTCGTCTGGTCGCTGGGTCTTGCCGCCGTGGTCGGTATTGTCCTCGGCATGCTGGCCGGCTGGTTTGCGGATGTGGAATCGGCGCTCGAACCGTTCATCTGGTTCAAATATTCGGCGCCCACCGTCGCCTTCTACCCGCTGTTCGTCGCCTGGCTCGGATACGGCCGGCCGACGATCATCGCGATCGCCTTCCTTTTCGCGCTGACGCCGATTTATGCCAACACCCTGTCCGGCATCAAGAATACCGATCGCGACCTTGCCCGCGCGGCGCGCTCCTTCGGAGCCAGGCCGCTCGACATTTTCCTGCGCGTCGCGCTGCCGGGATCCGTGCCGGTGATGATGGCCGGCCTTCGCCTCGGCGTCGGCCGGGCGCTGACCGGTGTCGTGGTCGCCGAACTCTTCGGCGCCAATGCCGGTCTTGGCTACGCCATCACCTATTACGGCCAGCTGATGCAGACGACCAAGATGATGGTGTCGATCGTCATCGTCGTCGTGCTTGGTGTGCTGCTGACCCAGATCCTGTCGTTCCTGGAAACCAGGACCGATTCCTGGCGCGTCGATAGCAACCGCTAA
- a CDS encoding D-arabinono-1,4-lactone oxidase, with product MALEKGGLWRNWVGNQYCVSQFKASPETEAEVAELVHEADRRDLAVRVSGSGHSFTPVVGTNGLLLSLANLRGVQNIDRERKQITVAGGTRINEVGRTLKEHGLSLVNQGDIDSQAVAGAFTTGTHGTGIKLGNLASSIAGMRIVTATGDILDIDGRDRDRLHAAQVSVGTLGVISSLTLNVTDAYNLHERLWRDDFETCMERHDELASQHRHFGFFWCPTPESRHLYCLTDTSAVSSTNKLADVCEMKVMDITDAAPMEGEFEKIAYSSEVYPIEYVPNFVELEYAVPLEHGKAAVRAVRDLMLNKHTNCIYPIEYRFTAGDPAWMSPFHHQDSITLSVSGGPGIDYWPFLKDVDQILGRYNSRPHWGKMHFLDTDDVTRLYPRAKEFRALRRDLDPKGRFLNDHLKMLFG from the coding sequence ATGGCTTTGGAAAAAGGCGGCCTGTGGCGCAACTGGGTCGGCAATCAATATTGCGTTTCACAATTCAAGGCATCACCGGAAACGGAAGCCGAAGTGGCGGAGCTTGTCCACGAAGCCGATCGGCGTGACCTGGCGGTGCGTGTGTCGGGCTCGGGACATTCCTTCACGCCCGTCGTCGGCACCAATGGCCTGCTGCTGTCGCTCGCAAACCTGCGCGGCGTGCAGAATATCGACCGCGAGCGAAAGCAGATCACGGTGGCAGGCGGAACACGCATCAACGAAGTCGGCCGGACGCTGAAAGAACACGGTCTTTCGCTGGTCAACCAGGGCGATATCGACAGCCAGGCTGTCGCCGGCGCGTTTACGACCGGAACCCACGGTACCGGGATCAAGCTCGGAAACCTGGCCTCGTCGATTGCCGGCATGCGTATCGTCACGGCCACCGGAGACATTCTCGATATCGACGGTCGCGACAGGGACAGGCTACATGCGGCCCAGGTTTCGGTTGGAACGCTCGGCGTTATCTCCTCGCTGACGCTCAACGTCACGGACGCCTATAATTTGCACGAACGTCTCTGGCGGGACGATTTCGAGACCTGTATGGAACGTCATGACGAGCTGGCCTCCCAACACCGCCATTTCGGTTTCTTCTGGTGCCCGACGCCGGAAAGCCGCCATCTCTATTGTCTTACCGACACGTCTGCGGTGTCGAGTACCAACAAGCTGGCCGATGTCTGCGAGATGAAGGTCATGGACATCACCGACGCAGCACCGATGGAAGGCGAATTCGAGAAAATTGCCTATAGTTCGGAAGTTTATCCCATCGAATACGTGCCGAATTTCGTCGAGCTGGAATACGCGGTTCCGCTGGAGCACGGCAAGGCCGCGGTGAGGGCTGTCCGGGATCTGATGCTCAACAAACATACCAACTGCATCTATCCTATCGAATACCGGTTTACCGCGGGCGATCCGGCCTGGATGAGCCCCTTTCATCACCAGGACAGTATCACCCTGTCGGTGTCGGGTGGTCCGGGTATCGACTATTGGCCCTTCCTGAAGGACGTCGACCAAATTCTTGGCAGGTACAATTCTCGCCCGCATTGGGGCAAGATGCATTTCCTCGACACCGACGACGTCACAAGGCTTTACCCTCGCGCCAAGGAATTCCGAGCGCTCAGACGGGATTTGGATCCGAAAGGCCGGTTCCTGAACGATCACTTGAAGATGTTGTTTGGATAA
- a CDS encoding ABC transporter ATP-binding protein, with protein MAQIEIRDLGIDYRKPKSTEVFSAVDSVALSVEKGEFVTIVGSSGCGKSTLLMAVAGLVGLARGSIEIDGKRVDGPGPDRAVVFQEASLLPWRSVRGNVKFGLEMQRWSGGDLNERAMQMIRLVGLGRFSDYHPHQLSGGMRQRVNIARALAVDPEVLLMDEPFGALDAQTREIMGTELLRIWERAKKTALFVTHDIDEAIFLADKIVVMGRNPGHIKEVIKVDLPRPRNEAILDSDDFHELRKRLRAHLAEDMSSMQLVQEVA; from the coding sequence GTGGCGCAGATTGAAATCCGCGATCTCGGGATCGATTATCGCAAACCGAAGAGCACCGAGGTGTTCTCTGCCGTCGACAGTGTCGCCTTGTCGGTCGAAAAGGGTGAATTCGTCACCATCGTCGGCTCCAGCGGTTGCGGCAAGAGCACACTGCTGATGGCGGTCGCGGGGCTCGTCGGCCTGGCGCGTGGTTCGATTGAGATCGATGGCAAGCGGGTTGATGGTCCGGGTCCCGACCGCGCGGTGGTGTTTCAGGAAGCCTCTCTTCTTCCGTGGCGTTCGGTCCGCGGCAACGTCAAGTTCGGGCTCGAAATGCAGCGCTGGAGCGGCGGCGACCTCAACGAGCGGGCCATGCAGATGATCCGCCTCGTCGGCCTCGGCCGCTTCTCCGACTATCATCCCCACCAGCTTTCCGGTGGCATGCGCCAGCGCGTCAACATCGCCCGGGCGCTTGCCGTCGATCCCGAAGTGCTGCTTATGGACGAGCCGTTCGGGGCGCTCGACGCCCAGACCCGCGAGATCATGGGCACCGAACTTTTGCGCATCTGGGAGCGCGCCAAGAAAACGGCTTTGTTCGTCACCCACGATATCGACGAAGCGATATTCCTTGCCGACAAGATCGTCGTCATGGGTCGCAACCCCGGTCATATCAAGGAAGTGATCAAGGTCGATCTGCCGCGCCCGCGCAATGAGGCAATCCTCGACAGCGACGACTTTCACGAATTGCGCAAGCGGCTGCGCGCCCATCTGGCGGAAGACATGTCCAGCATGCAGCTGGTGCAGGAGGTCGCATGA
- a CDS encoding ABC transporter permease, with protein sequence MRSAEITAGPAETRPLSLSFLRPSRSAIIGTLAVLAFLVLWQIAPTMGWVNGRFTSRPTEVFFAAIDIFKNDNFLYHARISLTEFVAGFALAIVVSIPLGVLLGTSKIARYLIDPPLMALYIAPTLVLLPIMVIWLGIDMAPKIAVVFLGAVFPIVLNTMAGMSEADPRFIRMARSFGATRFDIFTRVLVPGSLPALLTGLRLAVGRAVLGVIVGELFVSQAGIGYQLNLYGSAMRIDRLLVYALIVSAFGYTLTVIVRSVENKVRDWRSK encoded by the coding sequence ATGAGATCGGCAGAGATAACCGCTGGACCGGCGGAAACGCGACCGCTTTCCCTTTCCTTCCTGCGTCCGTCCCGCTCGGCGATCATCGGGACGCTTGCCGTCCTTGCATTTCTTGTGCTGTGGCAGATCGCGCCGACCATGGGCTGGGTGAATGGCCGTTTCACCAGCCGCCCGACGGAGGTTTTCTTCGCAGCGATAGACATCTTCAAGAACGATAATTTCCTCTATCACGCCCGCATCAGCCTGACGGAATTCGTCGCCGGTTTCGCGCTGGCGATCGTGGTGTCCATTCCGCTCGGGGTGCTGCTCGGCACGTCGAAGATCGCCCGCTACTTGATCGATCCGCCGCTGATGGCGCTCTACATCGCCCCAACGCTGGTGCTGCTGCCGATCATGGTGATCTGGCTCGGCATCGACATGGCGCCGAAGATTGCGGTCGTTTTCTTAGGGGCGGTTTTCCCGATCGTCCTCAACACCATGGCCGGCATGAGCGAAGCCGATCCACGGTTCATCCGGATGGCGCGTTCCTTCGGGGCGACCAGGTTCGATATTTTTACCCGCGTCCTGGTGCCCGGTTCGCTGCCGGCGCTGCTGACCGGTCTCAGGCTTGCCGTCGGCCGCGCCGTGCTTGGCGTCATCGTCGGCGAGCTGTTCGTGTCGCAGGCCGGCATCGGCTACCAGCTCAATCTCTATGGTTCCGCCATGCGTATCGACCGCCTGCTCGTCTATGCACTGATCGTCAGCGCCTTCGGCTACACGCTGACCGTCATCGTCCGCTCCGTGGAGAACAAGGTCCGCGACTGGAGGTCGAAATGA
- a CDS encoding amidohydrolase family protein — protein MKIIDSHFHWWPRSIFEPLLKREGFPKAVVNARGGYTYHGANGRRGTVASWKEWFDLDEQLAYMDSLGHDISVVCSIGPLSIYFSELPVEEGRDAALAWNEEMAWAQRRYPDRVWASAAIPLVDTRVAIEVLDDAVNRLGLMGVNLPGSVGKDGMIDDVRLEPFYERVAELGLPMFLHPTDAVFADVMQGYNDALHLSLGRVVEVSAAASRLILSGMMERHPGLKIVMSHTGGALPYQSGRMDKNSKTAGLTKPVSHYLHQMFTDTVSPHSAGQKFAIEYFGADNVMYGTDYPCWDPAVCLKLLDEIEMSAATKQKIFHDNAVRILGLKPPEAAAA, from the coding sequence ATGAAGATCATCGATTCCCATTTCCACTGGTGGCCGCGGTCGATTTTCGAACCGCTTCTGAAGCGCGAAGGCTTTCCGAAGGCGGTGGTCAATGCGCGCGGCGGCTATACCTACCACGGCGCCAATGGGCGCCGCGGCACGGTGGCGAGCTGGAAGGAATGGTTCGATCTCGACGAGCAGCTCGCCTATATGGACAGTCTCGGCCATGACATTTCGGTGGTCTGCTCGATCGGCCCGCTGTCGATCTACTTCTCGGAACTGCCGGTCGAGGAGGGCCGCGACGCTGCACTTGCCTGGAACGAGGAAATGGCCTGGGCGCAGCGGCGTTATCCCGACCGCGTCTGGGCCTCGGCGGCGATTCCGCTGGTCGACACGCGAGTTGCGATCGAAGTGCTCGACGATGCGGTCAATCGGCTTGGTCTGATGGGGGTCAACCTGCCCGGCAGCGTCGGCAAGGACGGCATGATCGACGACGTCCGGCTGGAGCCTTTCTACGAGCGGGTCGCGGAACTTGGCCTGCCGATGTTCCTGCATCCGACAGATGCGGTTTTTGCCGACGTGATGCAGGGTTATAACGATGCCCTGCACCTGAGCCTCGGCCGCGTGGTCGAAGTGAGCGCGGCCGCGTCGCGGCTTATCCTTTCCGGCATGATGGAGCGTCATCCGGGCCTCAAGATCGTCATGTCGCATACGGGCGGCGCGCTGCCATACCAGTCCGGCCGCATGGACAAAAATTCCAAGACCGCGGGCCTGACCAAGCCGGTCAGCCACTATCTCCACCAGATGTTCACCGATACGGTTTCGCCGCATTCCGCCGGCCAGAAGTTCGCGATCGAATATTTCGGCGCCGATAACGTCATGTACGGTACGGACTATCCCTGCTGGGATCCGGCTGTATGCCTGAAGCTTCTCGACGAGATCGAGATGAGCGCCGCCACCAAGCAGAAGATCTTCCATGATAATGCGGTGCGCATTCTCGGCCTCAAACCGCCCGAGGCTGCCGCTGCCTAG
- a CDS encoding SDR family NAD(P)-dependent oxidoreductase: protein MAGRLDGKVALISGGAGGCGLAATELFAREGAAVGIVDLPHSQGAAVAARLREEGMKVAFAPADVSDELQVKQAVDAISGELGPITVLFNHAGTIIIRPFLETSVEDWDRLMAINVRSMFLMTRAVLPHMIKAGGGSIVCTSSISAVAATPMEVLYDTTKGACHMFARAIAVEFRDRNIRCNAVCPGFIKTPHGQKEVEELTRYGVDVSDAAIAAQQGRMCRPDEVAKAALYLASDDASFVSGTHLFVDNCFTAM, encoded by the coding sequence ATGGCTGGTCGTCTGGACGGTAAGGTCGCGCTCATCAGTGGCGGCGCGGGCGGATGCGGACTTGCCGCGACCGAGCTTTTTGCCCGGGAAGGTGCTGCGGTCGGGATCGTGGATCTCCCGCATAGCCAGGGGGCGGCTGTCGCCGCTCGCCTGCGTGAAGAGGGTATGAAGGTTGCCTTTGCACCCGCCGACGTTTCCGACGAACTGCAGGTGAAACAGGCGGTAGACGCGATTTCCGGCGAACTCGGACCGATCACGGTGCTGTTCAATCATGCCGGAACGATCATCATCCGGCCGTTCCTCGAAACCTCGGTAGAGGACTGGGATCGGCTGATGGCCATCAATGTCCGCAGCATGTTCCTGATGACCCGTGCGGTCCTGCCGCACATGATCAAGGCGGGTGGCGGGTCCATCGTCTGCACGTCGTCGATCTCGGCGGTCGCCGCGACACCGATGGAAGTTCTCTATGATACGACCAAGGGCGCCTGCCACATGTTTGCCCGGGCGATCGCGGTCGAGTTTCGCGACCGCAACATCCGCTGCAACGCCGTGTGCCCGGGCTTCATCAAGACGCCGCATGGTCAGAAAGAGGTCGAGGAACTGACCCGTTACGGGGTGGACGTCTCGGATGCAGCGATCGCGGCCCAGCAAGGCAGGATGTGTCGGCCGGACGAGGTGGCCAAGGCGGCTCTCTACCTTGCAAGCGACGATGCCAGCTTCGTCAGCGGCACCCATCTGTTTGTCGATAATTGTTTTACAGCGATGTGA
- a CDS encoding ABC transporter substrate-binding protein, which yields MLKFLKTMATAAAFATLSFQAASAQAIEKKDITIGLPLNTSTLLPIYVADAQGFFKEEGINVKIVAFKGGTDLVRGMVAGAVDIGVGAFSEALVGVETGQGVKIFYGGFNMAVFDWYSVPSIKTLEDAKGKRFGISTFGSSTDFLTRYALKTKGIDPKSEVQIVQGGGSVPRLAAMEAGQLEVNIFATPEKFMAADRGFNLILQQKSIAPDFPFHCFYAREDFIKNDPNAIKAVLRGFAKAVRWSKAHKEESVKLLASKLGLEETYLNRGYDDFIDEIFEDGRLASDAGMKAFWDVGIMNGTYKQPMPVDKYWVGTFHDTYNEWKPK from the coding sequence ATGTTGAAATTTCTGAAAACTATGGCGACAGCGGCGGCTTTTGCCACGCTGTCCTTTCAGGCGGCGAGCGCCCAGGCGATCGAGAAGAAGGACATCACGATCGGCCTGCCGCTCAATACCTCAACCCTGTTGCCGATCTATGTTGCCGATGCACAGGGTTTCTTCAAGGAAGAGGGTATCAACGTCAAGATCGTCGCCTTCAAGGGCGGCACGGATCTAGTGCGCGGCATGGTCGCCGGCGCCGTGGATATCGGCGTTGGCGCCTTCTCGGAAGCGCTTGTCGGGGTCGAAACCGGCCAGGGCGTGAAGATCTTCTACGGCGGCTTCAACATGGCCGTCTTCGACTGGTATTCGGTGCCGTCGATCAAGACGCTCGAAGACGCCAAGGGCAAGCGTTTCGGTATCTCGACCTTCGGGTCGTCGACCGACTTCCTGACGCGTTATGCGCTGAAGACCAAGGGCATCGATCCAAAGAGCGAAGTGCAGATCGTCCAGGGCGGAGGCTCCGTGCCGCGTCTTGCTGCGATGGAAGCCGGCCAGCTGGAAGTCAATATCTTCGCGACGCCGGAAAAGTTCATGGCGGCCGATCGCGGCTTCAACCTGATCCTGCAACAGAAGTCGATCGCGCCGGATTTCCCGTTCCACTGCTTCTATGCGCGTGAGGATTTCATCAAGAACGATCCGAATGCCATCAAGGCCGTATTGCGCGGCTTTGCCAAGGCCGTCCGGTGGTCCAAGGCCCACAAGGAAGAGTCCGTCAAGCTCCTGGCCTCCAAGCTCGGCCTCGAGGAGACCTATCTCAACCGCGGTTATGACGACTTCATCGACGAGATCTTCGAAGACGGCCGTCTGGCGAGCGACGCGGGCATGAAGGCCTTCTGGGACGTCGGCATCATGAACGGCACCTATAAGCAGCCCATGCCGGTCGACAAGTATTGGGTCGGCACGTTCCACGATACCTACAACGAGTGGAAGCCGAAGTGA
- a CDS encoding MmgE/PrpD family protein has protein sequence MNARDLVSILLTTDGGDQKLRDLVNLHTVDALACLAAGAGATEGSSLLAFYRETGAGDAVSSAAGASAVIRFTEWDAIHVPSGATPGAMAVPAALIFAQDYQAYVRAVAAGHAIGLALSEAVGGVSALPETWPGLFAAPAVAAVSAAIALGLSGEQVAQALVLSMAGSSGRSGRPSGMPSARWLVIGEATLKGIRAALAAKAGIKGDLELLSPSWMKGQAAAAVALEPNHVDPLAITGVGMKPFVSARQGVNAIQAFRHLLEKGVDPNTIDSIEVFLPPVAAPVVSRLLVAEDRLSTIAHLGLQLGIAAFEPARLMDVDRSRPFNAEVMAFAKRVTITADDTLAGKGWPARVVVWGKGQTHEAVWPQTCGEDAQVMLDRKIDSLPATTVPQLQRLQAALAGAGAPAVQEARSLLLKFTDASFPRSEAA, from the coding sequence ATGAACGCACGCGATCTCGTTTCCATTCTTCTGACGACCGATGGCGGAGACCAGAAACTCCGCGATCTCGTCAACCTCCATACCGTCGACGCGCTGGCATGCCTGGCGGCCGGCGCCGGTGCGACCGAAGGCTCCTCACTCCTCGCCTTCTATCGCGAGACCGGTGCCGGCGACGCAGTCTCCTCTGCTGCGGGCGCGTCGGCGGTTATCCGTTTTACCGAATGGGACGCGATCCACGTGCCTTCCGGTGCGACGCCCGGTGCCATGGCGGTGCCGGCTGCGCTGATCTTCGCGCAGGACTATCAAGCCTATGTCAGGGCCGTTGCCGCTGGCCATGCCATCGGTTTGGCGCTGTCGGAAGCCGTCGGCGGCGTTTCGGCCTTGCCGGAAACCTGGCCGGGCCTGTTCGCAGCGCCAGCTGTCGCGGCTGTGAGCGCGGCGATTGCGCTTGGTCTTTCGGGCGAACAGGTTGCCCAGGCGCTGGTGCTGTCCATGGCCGGCAGTTCGGGACGCAGCGGTCGCCCTTCCGGCATGCCGTCGGCCCGCTGGCTGGTGATCGGCGAAGCCACATTGAAGGGTATCCGGGCGGCGCTTGCCGCGAAGGCCGGCATCAAGGGCGATCTCGAACTGCTGTCTCCAAGCTGGATGAAAGGACAAGCGGCGGCGGCGGTTGCCCTGGAGCCTAACCATGTCGATCCGCTGGCGATCACAGGGGTCGGCATGAAGCCCTTCGTCTCCGCCCGCCAGGGCGTCAATGCGATCCAGGCTTTCCGTCATCTGCTGGAGAAGGGTGTCGACCCCAATACCATCGACAGCATCGAAGTTTTTCTGCCACCGGTCGCGGCCCCCGTCGTCAGCCGGCTGCTTGTTGCCGAAGATCGTTTGTCGACCATCGCCCATCTCGGCCTGCAGCTCGGCATTGCCGCTTTCGAGCCCGCAAGGCTGATGGATGTCGACCGCTCTCGTCCCTTCAATGCGGAAGTCATGGCTTTTGCCAAGCGCGTGACGATCACGGCCGACGACACGCTCGCCGGCAAAGGTTGGCCGGCGCGGGTTGTCGTATGGGGAAAGGGACAGACACACGAGGCCGTCTGGCCGCAGACCTGCGGTGAGGACGCTCAGGTGATGCTCGACCGCAAGATCGACAGCCTTCCCGCGACCACGGTGCCGCAATTGCAGCGGCTGCAAGCCGCGCTTGCGGGTGCCGGCGCGCCGGCCGTTCAGGAGGCCCGCAGCCTCCTGCTGAAGTTTACGGACGCCTCTTTCCCGAGGAGCGAGGCGGCCTGA
- a CDS encoding M24 family metallopeptidase, with protein MIGEIRKKRLIEAMLEAGLDGLVLYGNAWQNDYLRYAADFGILEGEGLVVVTRDGNVTLYLDDELEGERAAVECPEVKTVVADDLIGTVSGVIARLGNSRIAAGPKRHLPYGLAALRGDLRFEDATALVDRLLMVKSADELNAVRSAARLADEGYAVFRNAAAVGKKDYELIAEIESFFRNEGVDDNFMIIGVGGPEVRGMAPPLGKILKPGDLVTSELTPCVNGYYVQICRTLVIGEPNEAQRKVFRIYNDALEAGLAVVKPGVTAADIARAENDIFRAHGLGEYVTSEYTRVRGHGLGLFPDTKPHILEDVNTVIEEGMSMIVHPNTYNPEIGYFVHGDSLIVRADGPEILTKTPRELFSVGARRAAA; from the coding sequence ATGATCGGCGAAATCCGCAAGAAACGGTTGATCGAGGCGATGCTGGAGGCGGGGCTCGACGGCCTCGTGCTCTACGGCAATGCCTGGCAGAACGACTACCTACGTTATGCCGCCGATTTCGGCATTCTCGAAGGCGAGGGTCTGGTCGTCGTCACCCGCGACGGCAATGTGACCCTCTATCTCGACGACGAGTTGGAGGGGGAACGCGCCGCGGTCGAATGTCCGGAGGTCAAGACCGTCGTTGCGGACGACCTGATCGGGACGGTGTCCGGTGTTATCGCCCGGCTCGGCAATAGCCGCATCGCCGCGGGGCCCAAGCGTCACCTGCCCTATGGGCTTGCCGCCCTGCGTGGCGATCTTCGTTTCGAAGACGCGACTGCGCTGGTCGACCGTCTGCTGATGGTGAAATCCGCCGACGAGCTGAATGCCGTGCGCAGCGCTGCGCGTCTGGCGGACGAAGGTTACGCGGTGTTCCGCAATGCCGCTGCTGTCGGCAAGAAGGACTACGAGTTGATTGCCGAGATCGAATCCTTCTTCCGCAACGAAGGCGTCGACGACAATTTCATGATCATCGGCGTCGGCGGTCCGGAAGTGCGCGGCATGGCGCCACCGCTCGGCAAGATCCTCAAGCCGGGTGATCTGGTGACGAGCGAACTCACCCCTTGCGTCAACGGCTATTACGTCCAGATCTGCCGCACGCTGGTCATCGGTGAGCCGAATGAGGCACAGCGCAAGGTCTTCCGAATCTACAATGATGCTCTCGAAGCTGGGCTTGCCGTCGTGAAGCCGGGCGTTACCGCGGCCGATATCGCCCGGGCGGAGAACGACATTTTTCGCGCCCATGGTTTGGGCGAATACGTGACCAGCGAATATACCCGCGTGCGCGGCCATGGCCTTGGCCTTTTCCCGGATACCAAGCCGCATATTCTCGAAGATGTGAACACGGTGATCGAGGAAGGCATGTCGATGATCGTGCACCCGAACACATATAATCCCGAGATCGGTTATTTCGTGCACGGCGACTCGCTGATCGTCCGCGCCGACGGTCCGGAAATCCTGACGAAGACGCCGCGCGAACTCTTTTCGGTCGGCGCCCGGAGGGCAGCGGCATGA
- a CDS encoding aminopeptidase P family N-terminal domain-containing protein gives MRHGLILWREDELSLADVTARQVRLQQAIATAGLDGMLIYTNHVRSAGVTWVSGFTPYWSDGLVLVLRDGLPIFLTALSKRVGEWVKSVAPTFEVAHSPFPGKLAGERLAQLGAKRLGVVEFDRMPGGVVDEILSVLPVELSDATELFTAVRGQADRAELDLVRRTDDIAREAFKAGDIKGRFAGDFTGPVERAVRLAGAEECYVAVVPDLSQDLRFIRTGRQELGRTFAVRLSIAYNGVWVRRIETFSAVSEIAARLTSVSAELDRVSPALPAEGSISAFYLPDGAELIDWHLEAPHGTRPLKVVADAQTPLAAPVPYGILTTAFTLDGETIVASRPVGLGDSSRREAAE, from the coding sequence ATGAGACACGGTCTGATCCTGTGGCGCGAGGACGAACTCTCCCTCGCCGACGTCACCGCCCGGCAAGTCCGCCTGCAGCAGGCGATCGCCACCGCCGGTCTCGATGGAATGCTGATTTACACCAATCATGTGCGCTCGGCCGGCGTTACCTGGGTTTCCGGTTTCACGCCTTACTGGTCGGATGGTCTCGTCCTGGTGCTGCGCGACGGCCTTCCGATCTTCCTGACGGCGCTGTCGAAGCGCGTCGGCGAGTGGGTCAAATCCGTCGCCCCGACTTTCGAAGTGGCCCACTCGCCCTTCCCCGGCAAGCTTGCCGGCGAACGCCTGGCCCAGCTTGGGGCGAAACGTCTCGGCGTGGTCGAATTCGACCGCATGCCCGGCGGCGTGGTCGATGAAATTCTCTCAGTCCTGCCGGTCGAACTCTCCGATGCGACGGAGCTTTTCACGGCGGTTCGCGGTCAGGCGGATCGCGCCGAACTCGATCTCGTGCGCCGCACGGACGATATCGCCCGCGAGGCATTCAAGGCGGGCGACATCAAGGGCAGATTTGCCGGAGATTTCACCGGCCCGGTCGAACGGGCCGTGCGGCTTGCCGGCGCCGAGGAATGTTACGTCGCCGTAGTGCCCGATCTTTCCCAGGATCTCCGTTTTATCCGCACCGGCAGGCAAGAACTCGGCCGCACTTTTGCGGTGCGCCTGTCGATCGCCTATAACGGCGTCTGGGTTCGCCGGATCGAAACATTCTCCGCCGTTTCCGAAATCGCCGCGCGCCTTACCTCCGTGAGCGCGGAGCTGGACAGGGTGTCTCCCGCTCTTCCCGCCGAGGGCTCGATTTCGGCATTCTATCTGCCTGACGGCGCCGAACTGATCGACTGGCATCTCGAGGCACCGCACGGCACCCGGCCGCTGAAGGTCGTGGCCGATGCGCAAACGCCGCTTGCCGCGCCGGTCCCCTACGGCATCCTGACAACGGCCTTCACGCTCGACGGCGAGACGATCGTCGCGTCGCGTCCGGTCGGGCTTGGCGATAGTTCAAGGCGGGAGGCCGCAGAATGA